A stretch of Chiloscyllium plagiosum isolate BGI_BamShark_2017 chromosome 6, ASM401019v2, whole genome shotgun sequence DNA encodes these proteins:
- the LOC122551095 gene encoding NADH-cytochrome b5 reductase 3-like, with translation MVQINAERIDHSMNALQQVNEDLELQIRDGRNCHSQLKQVYRLDCCSCTYGWLTPSLVKNSFAYKPSMQGAPVAKSGLLPRKLYGLWIHQNVLSIFLLPQTEKDILLRDDLEEIQAQYSDRFRLWYTVDKAPEGWDYSEGFLNAEMMKEHLPPPGDDVLILMCGPPPMIQFACNPNLDKLGYSQGMRFVY, from the exons ATGGTACAAATTAATGCTGAGAGGATAGATCACTCTATGAACGCATTGCAACAAGTGAACGAGGATCTGGAGTTGCAGATTAGAGATGGCAGGAACTGCCACTCTCAGCTGAAGCAAGTTTACAGGTTGGATTG TTGCAGTTGCACGTATGGATGGCTCACGCCCAGCTTAGTGAAGAACAGCTTTGCATATAAGCCCTCTATGCAAGGGGCTCCAGTTGCAAAAagtggtttact TCCCAGAAAATTGTATGGATTGTGGATTCACCAAAATGttttgtcaatttttcttttgccTCAGACTGAAAAGGACATTCTGCTTCGTGATGACCTGGAGGAAATTCAAGCTCAGTATTCTGACCGCTTTAGGTTGTGGTATACGGTAGATAAGGCTCCAGAAG GCTGGGATTACAGTGAAGGCTTTTTGAATGCCGAAATGATGAAGGAACACCTGCCTCCACCTGGTGATGATGTCTTGATCCTCATGTGTGGTCCACCACCCATGATTCAATTTGCATGCAACCCCAACTTGGACAAGCTCGGATATTCGCAAGGAATGCGTTTTGTTTATTAA